From the Marispirochaeta aestuarii genome, the window TAGGTTATTTGAGATAAACTTCTTCTCTTGGTTATTGAACACAGCTCGAGATAGCATATCGGAGAAATAGCGTCGCACTTCATCGGTTGCATTTCCTAAATCCAGGATTACAGTTTGACCAGCGTCGATTAAATCCAAAATTTCTTTTTGGAAATCACCGGCGGACATAGAATGATAGATTATGAATGGACGAAGAATAACGGTTCCGGAACGACCTTGCTTTGGAAAAAGGAACTCAAGCATAGCAACATCATCAATATCGAAGTAATCTTTTCCTCCAGACGATTTTAATTCTTTATCACCTGGGTTCTCCTTCCGAAAGCTATCAATTACTCTAAGTTCGTTAAGTAACTCACTGAGGTTTTTAGGAGTATTGGGTACCTCTTGATCTGCATTACTATAGGCCTTTTCGCGCAATGTCTTTTTAAAGTGCGGATCATACCCAAATGGGGCCTCACCTACTTTTCCGCCCAAACGTGACAGACGTGATTCATCAGCTTTGAATCCGGCACTATGCAAAATTGCCCAATATATCTGTATTTTCCGTATCGAACGTCTTTTTGGGCTTTGCTCCATATGTGGGATATCTTCAACATTAGGCAACTCGACGCTCATGAAGCTCTTTATATAGTCAGAAGTCTTATTTGCCTGAGTCAGAAAAGACTTTAGAATCGAAAGACCAGAATCAGGCTGTTCATAAAAATTAAGCTTTAACTGCTTTGCATAATCAGCCCCCTCTCGAGGATTCAACGCATAAACCTGACAACGTTCCGAGTACTTACTTCTAATTGAAATATTCCCATCCTGCGGATTATCATTGGCATATTCACCGTTTATATCAAATATGAGCTGTCCGACATCACGTTTCTCATCGGTAGCTTTAATCACGGCTTCTGCCAACAACTTAACAACATTTGATTTACCTAACCGAGTCTTACCAAACATCGCCGTTCGAAAACCTTGAAAATCTCTGACTGATATTTGGGCACTAACGTTGTGAGGACTAACATTGGCAAATGGAAGTCGGCACTCAGTCATTCTCAAATCACCAATACTTATCTGACGTTCTTTTCTAACGGTCCCATTTACAATAAGGTCCAACAACTTTTGATCCGGAGAATAGATGCGGTATCGATGAGCACTAACGACCGTGTTAACATCTCCTGAAAAAGCCAGCTCCTCGGAATTTTCAATATCTGGATAAAACATACCGAGTACAGTAGTGTTAAGAGCTCCCCATTGGAGTTCCGACTGGGTCCATCGGTCAATTTCGGGCATAGATTTCTTATGTAGCTCAAAATAGGTTTGTTGTACTTGTTGGCTTAAAGGCGTCGGGGCCACATCTTCCACTCGCAGAAGTGTGAAATGGGGAGGTATTCCATCAAGTTTATCGGGTAGCATTACCAAGAATGATCCTTTTGGAAGTCCGCCGACCGCTCGTTTATACGGATCTGAAGTGATTATCCTTGCAGTATCGTATGACATCTCCATAGCATAACCGACAAATCGCATCTCATTGTAATGCTCAGACTCTTCAGCCTTCTTCTCAGTTTCCAAGAAATCATAGACCATTCTGAGAGGATTTTCTTGAAATTCCGCCTTCTGAATAAAGTTAAGCATTATAATTTATCCTCCAAAGCAAGATTGTG encodes:
- a CDS encoding ATP-binding protein, whose protein sequence is MLNFIQKAEFQENPLRMVYDFLETEKKAEESEHYNEMRFVGYAMEMSYDTARIITSDPYKRAVGGLPKGSFLVMLPDKLDGIPPHFTLLRVEDVAPTPLSQQVQQTYFELHKKSMPEIDRWTQSELQWGALNTTVLGMFYPDIENSEELAFSGDVNTVVSAHRYRIYSPDQKLLDLIVNGTVRKERQISIGDLRMTECRLPFANVSPHNVSAQISVRDFQGFRTAMFGKTRLGKSNVVKLLAEAVIKATDEKRDVGQLIFDINGEYANDNPQDGNISIRSKYSERCQVYALNPREGADYAKQLKLNFYEQPDSGLSILKSFLTQANKTSDYIKSFMSVELPNVEDIPHMEQSPKRRSIRKIQIYWAILHSAGFKADESRLSRLGGKVGEAPFGYDPHFKKTLREKAYSNADQEVPNTPKNLSELLNELRVIDSFRKENPGDKELKSSGGKDYFDIDDVAMLEFLFPKQGRSGTVILRPFIIYHSMSAGDFQKEILDLIDAGQTVILDLGNATDEVRRYFSDMLSRAVFNNQEKKFISNNLSEHFVQLYFEEAHNLFPRDNKEFTDVYSRFAKEGAKFHIGMVYSTQSPSTISQELLAQTENFFVGHLSSQDEVRSLERVQIAYEGLGSEIMRSKTPGYMRMLTFSHRFVVPIQAYKFE